The genomic interval CTTACGTGATCTATATCAACAAGTGATTCTGGAGCGTTATAAAAAACCTCGTAACAAGGGTACAACCTCTCCAGTCCATCGCTATCAAAAAGGCCATAATCCCTCCTGTGGGGACACGATCGAACTGACCTTGCAACTCAACGAGAGCAGCGATCGGATTGAGGATGTCAAATTTGAAGGGGAAGGCTGCGCGATCGCGATCGCCTCTACAGATCTAATGGCTGAGGCTTTACGAGGTCGCACCGTTGCCGAGGCCCTAGAAATGGTGCAGCGCTTCCAAACCATGATGAAAGGGGACGCAGAGTTCCCCCAAGAATTGCGGAAGTTAAACGTAATGCAAGGGGTTTCTCAGTTTCCTGTGCGAATTAAATGTGCCAATCTTTCTTGGCATACCTTAAAGGCAGCCTTAGAGCTCTCTGAAGCGTCTCAGCCTGCGGGCTTTGTGAGCAACGAATAACCGAGGAAATTCCCACCTTTCCCTCAGCCTTATTGATCTCTCGTTAGTCTTAGTTTGCCACCGTCATGCCTACAACTGCTGATTTTTTAATTGCTACTAAGTGGTCGGGCATTCTGACCTTAGTTTGTGCTGCTTTAACAGTTTTAATGTTTGTGCTCCAGTGGGGCGTGCGGTTCCGATTTGTAGGAGTCACAGGCTTTATGGGGGTTCTAACCGTTGGCTTCTTTGCTCTTGGTTTGGTGCCTCTGACCCATACCATCATTCCGGGTGCCGCTCCTTTCTCACTCATCTATGACTCTGGAGCCAGTCAGGCTGTTATTTCGGTTTCACCCAAGATCAAGCAATCTGAGTTAGATGCCACTCTGCGCCAAGCAGCTTCCGATTTGTTCTCCTTTGGTCGCTTAGGGGACGCGGACGAGAAACTCACGATTCGGGCTCGGAGCGTTATTCACCCAGAACCAGGGCAATCGGTACCCCTCTATTTAGGTGAGGTCAAGCGATCGCTGGCATCGCGAGACGACAGCAATTTGGCGGTGACGATCTATGACCAAAATTTTGCTCGTTTGCCTCAGGTACAGACAGCATCTAGCTCGTCTTAACCCCCCAGTAAAACCTAGGTAGTGAGTTGCCAACTGAGTGATCTTTACACCTCGCTTTCAGTGCAAACTAACCTAGAAATAGTAGTAAAGTTGTCCTTACCCTACGTAAATCTCAACGACTCTGCGATCGTGCCCTATGCCTCATTCCTCTTTACCGGATTCATCGTCAACCCCAACTAAAACAGCTCCTGTACTGCTCTCGCTCATGGTTGCGCCCGCTCAAGTGATTCGAGGCGAGCAAGCGTTGGCTCAAGTGGGGGAGGCAATTGGTCGCTTAGGACAACGGCCTTTAATTATAGGGGGCGATCGCACCTTGGCAGCGGTGCAACCTTGGCTACAACCCGTCTTGCAGCAAGAAAAACTGCTCTTTGCTCAGGCTGCCTATGGTTTAGATTGCAGTGAGTCAGGACTGGCAGCGCTCCGAGAAGCAGTCGCGACTCACCAAGCTGACGTCATTATTGGCGTTGGTGGCGGCAAAGCCCTAGATGCGGCTAAATTGATTGCCTATCAATGCCAATTACCGATTGTGACTGTGCCCACTTCGGCGGCAACCTGTGCGGCTTGGACTGCCCTCTCCAACGTCTATTCCGATCAAGGTGCCTTTTTGTACGACGTAGGTTTACCCCGCTGTCCCGATTTGTTGGTGCTTGACTACAGCCTGATTCAGACGGCTGAGCAGCGGACTTTGGTGGCAGGGATTGGGGATGCTCTAGCCAAGTGGTACGAAGCGTCCGTCAGCAGCGGTCACTCAGACCAAACTTTGTTGATTGCCGCAGTTCAGCAGGCCCGCGTCTTGCGCGATATTCTCTTTCAAAAATCCGTTGCTGCTTTGCAAGAGCCAGGAGGCGCTGCTTGGCGAGAGGTGGTAGATGCTGCTGTGTTATTGGCGGGGGTGATTGGTGGTCTGGGCGGGGCCCAATGCCGTACTGTAGCTGCCCATGCAGTACACAATGGCCTTACCCACTTGTTGGCGAGCCATGATGCCTTACACGGAGAGAAGGTGGCTTATGGCATTTTGGTGCAACTGCGCCTAGAGGAAATGCTGCAAGGAAATCAACTAGCAGCGACAGCACGACAGCAGCTCCTAAGGTTTTATGCGGAAATCGGCTTGCCCCAAACCTTAGGGGATTTGGGTTTAGGACAGATTTCGCTGGCAGATTTACAACATGCTAGCGAAGTGGCTTGCGCTAAAGGCTCCGATATTCACCGTTTGCCATTCCCAGTTGTGCCTTCACAACTCATGGCAGCTATGGTTTCGACCACGGCTCCGGTTGAAGTCAGCCGTACCACTCTGACTCAGGCAACCAGCAACGAGGTGTAAGGAATGGAACTGGATTGGATTACCCCTGCCGAACGCCTGCGGGCACTCCCCCCCTATGTATTCGCGCGCTTAGATGAGTTAAAAGCTCACGCTCGCGCCCAGGGTCTAGACTTGATTGACCTAGGAATGGGTAACCCAGATGGCCCCACACCTCAGCCTGTCGTAGATGCAGCGATCGCGGCTTTGCAGAACCCCGCCAATCATGGTTATCCACCTTTTGAAGGCACTGCAAGTTTCCGCCGCGCCATCACCAGTTGGTATCACCGTCGTTATGGGGTCAGCCTTGATCCTGACGGAGAAGCTTTGCCGTTGCTGGGTTCCAAAGAAGGCTTGGCTCACTTAGCGATCGCCTACGTCAATCCCGGTGATGTGGTTCTCGTTCCCAGCCCCGCTTACCCAGCTCATTTCCGGGGGCCACTCATTGCAGGTGGCAAAATTCACAACCTGATCCTGAAGCCAGAAAATGATTGGCTAATTGACTTGGCAG from Trichocoleus desertorum ATA4-8-CV12 carries:
- a CDS encoding SUF system NifU family Fe-S cluster assembly protein, producing the protein MTLGNLRDLYQQVILERYKKPRNKGTTSPVHRYQKGHNPSCGDTIELTLQLNESSDRIEDVKFEGEGCAIAIASTDLMAEALRGRTVAEALEMVQRFQTMMKGDAEFPQELRKLNVMQGVSQFPVRIKCANLSWHTLKAALELSEASQPAGFVSNE
- a CDS encoding Ycf51 family protein, which codes for MPTTADFLIATKWSGILTLVCAALTVLMFVLQWGVRFRFVGVTGFMGVLTVGFFALGLVPLTHTIIPGAAPFSLIYDSGASQAVISVSPKIKQSELDATLRQAASDLFSFGRLGDADEKLTIRARSVIHPEPGQSVPLYLGEVKRSLASRDDSNLAVTIYDQNFARLPQVQTASSSS
- a CDS encoding iron-containing alcohol dehydrogenase family protein, which gives rise to MPHSSLPDSSSTPTKTAPVLLSLMVAPAQVIRGEQALAQVGEAIGRLGQRPLIIGGDRTLAAVQPWLQPVLQQEKLLFAQAAYGLDCSESGLAALREAVATHQADVIIGVGGGKALDAAKLIAYQCQLPIVTVPTSAATCAAWTALSNVYSDQGAFLYDVGLPRCPDLLVLDYSLIQTAEQRTLVAGIGDALAKWYEASVSSGHSDQTLLIAAVQQARVLRDILFQKSVAALQEPGGAAWREVVDAAVLLAGVIGGLGGAQCRTVAAHAVHNGLTHLLASHDALHGEKVAYGILVQLRLEEMLQGNQLAATARQQLLRFYAEIGLPQTLGDLGLGQISLADLQHASEVACAKGSDIHRLPFPVVPSQLMAAMVSTTAPVEVSRTTLTQATSNEV